Part of the Apostichopus japonicus isolate 1M-3 chromosome 13, ASM3797524v1, whole genome shotgun sequence genome is shown below.
aatatgctaatttttttttatttcttcatctACCTATTCTTGGTTTAGCAAATAATTTCTCCAAAGGCTTACATCCTAAGTCGACAAAATTAATGTGATCCAAAATTAATGTGATCTCTGACAAAGttcctttacttttttttaGGAGGTGCATTGGGTGCATTCTACTAGATCTACTTTTACGCTCTTGCATCATGATCATGAAATCCTTCCGCTATATGTGAGCTCGAGGGTTTAATCACCGACTCACAATCGTCTTTCACACGTAACGATTTTTTTTCCTAATCTGCCCCTCAACACCCTTAAGCGGTCTTAGATTGGTTGTTTCAATTGGCATCAGTTTTCCTTgctgtttcatttttgattTCATCAGCTAACCTGCAAAGAAACAACCATCTTATTTGGTTCCTTacgaaaaaaaagcaaagaaaatacTAGTTCGTGTTTCTCTgtcttttccccttttttcgTCTTTTTTTTGTGCAGATATTTGAAAGTATTGATCGACATGAGATATTGGCTAAAGGTTGAGTATCGTAACTGAGCACATATAAGTAAAATACTAGTAATAGTGGTTACTTTGACAGATAAGGACCCCTCAAACCTCCATGCTCCCACCAAAAACATTAAAGGGAAGAAATTCTGCGGCATAATAACCGGTCACCCCTTTATCTCTCCgctttcctcctcctcctcttgtCCATCCTCCTCATGAGATGCTACTCAGATTTGCAGCATGAGAGTGATTTTGATGCAAAAATTCATACTCACCGGTTCATAAATTCCAAACCCACCACCGAGCAGTATGTCCCCGTCTGTATGAATACAATCGACAAAGATGGCGTCCGATGGGTCAAGCTTACAAGAATCTAACACATCACGAAATCCGGGTCCAGCCGCATCAAGACCTGTCGAGAAACAAATACAAATCAAGAACAAAGTAAATCAGTTGTTAAtaagtgaatgaatgaatgcgaGAATGCgagaatgaaagaatgaatgaatgcatgaatgcacAACCACTATGTAGCGGACAACGGAAGACGTGCACGGTTGTGctgaaaccaaaatattaataaagttAGAAGGAAAGTTACATATTCATggtaattattaaatgtttcagAAGTCTTTTAAAAGAATCAATTGTAGGAATGACGCAGAGTTCTAGTGGTAGGGCGTTCCATAATCTAGAGCCACCTTTTGGCAATTGAACGATCACCAAAGTTAGTATAAGTTTTCGGTTCTAGAACAATGGCTGTGGAGAGAGTGGAATTAACGATATAATTGATTAATGAATAGGCGCAGAGCCATGTAGACATTGCTATACCACGAGGATAATTTTCAATAAGATTCTCTGACGCACATGGGAGTTCCTCAAGGGTCCGAACTATGCCCGGTAATGTTTAATTTTATATTACTTATAGAATTTTCAAAACCTAAGAGAGCTACGAAATCTAGAATTTTCCTTATCTAACTGATAAGTGAGCACACAGCAATAAAATAACGTAGAAGAACACAATGTAAAGACGATACATACGAAACATTGACGTTATTACGTCATTACGTGTGTTTTatccataggcgtacgggaccatttcagtttggggggggcagaactttttgtgcccgaaagttcccgtgacactatctaagcggagcgccaccatcggttggcgcgtagcgtacaagaaaattttgggcacacaatgcctctcagattgccggaaacggcacttctgaggccttgcaagttgcatctaaacattctttattttataatctcacgttttagaaatttacacttccccaaaaatttggtatattacaagaagaaaaaatggtaacatcacttttaaggggaaaaatgggacagtatatccatgaaaaagaaaatgtttcttatatacactcatgttggggatatctaggtcaagggcggcggaagcacttttaatctgggggggggggcacctacatcaaagggcactttgcagaaattcgattggactgatgcagcccctatatttagtaccctttataactcttattgtattatcttacttgtgtatacacatcactccatcaacgcccccccccccaaaggaaaatatgcatactagcactgcaatatccaatacgcaaattgggaaacaaggaacaagttttctcttgagacaaaatgatgtgaaatcatgctagttgctaatgtaggaatcttccgaattagactgttttttttcttgttaatatcttaacaaattttccattcgaaatagttttaagtttgacccacagaaattcattaaaagtcacgggcttagccaggatttgcaaagttgtatgcacgactatctgagcggagcgccaccatcggttggcgcggagcgtactataaaaaaaatttggttttacaaacccctcagatggccggaaacggcccttcccgagtgttcattatgGTTCCCTGGCTttttgctaacttgaggcacctcaatttttatatagaaaaaaggtacatttttaacctgaggaaaagtgggggggggcacgtgcccctatgccccccggttccgccgcccttggtccaggtaaacaattgactagttagaaaaaaaattgatcttgcaaaaagcgtggtaggccagatgaactgcgcttacggtggtgttacacggaaatattcgggcataatgatgctgaataaagaaaatcatggaattgtcgggcaaaaatttgaaaaagattcgggcaagctactgcatatttatattccagatgacaagaaattcgggcaaaagtcctgaaaaattcgggcagcctaaaaaaaaaaatatatatatatatatatatatatatttttttttcctcctcttaggctgcccgaatttttcaggacttttgcccgaatttcttgtcatctggaaatttgggggggggggggcagtctgccccccttgccccccccgcctcgtacgcctatggttttATCCTAATAAATTAATGTTATGCAGACATAATCATCTTTGACAATAACACGGCCAGGTAGAATGTCGACATCATACTATGATCAACATTACGTCATAATCAATAGTTGTTAACACCCAGCCGTTTGTTAAAGATTACGCAAATTTTAATAATTGGAAACTTACCGGTGATTCTACCATATTTGCCTTGTTCTGCGCCTGCGTAGCCAGCCGTATGAGCGCCAAGACTATGTCCCATGAAGTGCATTTTTGCATAATCGGCCCCAAATTGAGTGTTCAAGACATCGGTGAGTAAAGCAATCTCTTTGCCGACGACACGAATATTTTGCCGAGCTTTATTATACAGGCTGTCTGCTCCGTTCGCCCAGTCCACCATGATAACGTTATAGTCACCCTacatattgaaaacaaaaagataaacctgtcaaaatgttcatatctaagtgttaaatatatacgaaaacaaattattttcacATTGATATGACCCTCTCCACTTCCACCCATCCATCATCACCGCTCCACGTGTGATAAAGTTAGTGATAAATCTGCATACAGTatcttataaatatctgtacgCGTAACGAAATTATGCCAGTTAGCCATACATTTTGAGGTGAAAATCGGCTATAAACATTTTGTACATAAGATATTAACATATATCATTAACCCAAAACATTATACTTTGTTGGAATATAACAAAGCAACAACACAAAGATTCTTCTAAAGCTCATCTTTAATACAatttccaaagggcgccactaCAGTTACCTTCTGTAAAAGTAAgtctttaatattttgaaagtcGTTGTTGAAAATCGTATCAGTATAGCCGTGAATTATGAATTTGGTGTCACGATAACCCTCAAAATTAGAGGACGCTATGTTAGAAACATCTTGACGGTAGAGTTGTTGGTATCCAGACGGGTTCGTCTGAGTATAGAGATAAAACTGTGTGTTGATGTCAGCTGGGCTCCATGGCGGGAAACTATTGTCTGAACAGAATGTATCGTCTGTGAAACAACCTACATCATCGAAACAAACCTCCGAAGTCAAAActgttgaaataaataataaccatATCTGTTAAAGATATTCGTATGTTTTACTTAAGTCTGTTGGGGTAATCCTGACCACGGTGCTAGTCTTTAATGCACATAATTGAATACCCGTCTAAAGATCCGTATGAATACATTAATTTGGCTAGTCTTAAAAAGGATGAAGAGGCtaagaaaatatgtttttttttactgaagtACGTGTTCTAAGCATCTTGTTAAAATTTACATTCGATTGTGATGTTTCGTattggtttttaaaaaaaaacttgaaacaaacaggTGATGTCATATATGAcaaatgcacactgacaaatttgttttatattttcttcaaatttacatccaattttctttcaaattggtAGGAATTAACAGAATATATACTACAGTCGTTGGTGATATCAATTGCGACGCATGCCCGAAAACAAAGTCGGAACTCTATCCaatgcaaaataaataaatcaatcaaaaccAGCAAAAATAAAGCATTTTGCTGTCCGTGCACGACTATGACAACTTACCTGCATGTTTGATCCAAGTTCAATTCAAAAACAATACTGTTATAATGAAAAAGGTGATCATTGAACCTTGAATTAACGATGTTAATTCTAAAACGATGCTAATTCTAACTCTTCTCTGATAGAATTTTAGCGATAAAAAAACCAtctaatatatgtatataattaactATTCAAATACTAACTTACCCGAAGAACAAGTCAATGAGTAGAGAAacagaaataatgaaatattagaCCGCATCCTCAATTAGCAAAATAATTGTTCGATTCTACAAGAAAGGTTCTGCTATTATACGTGTATAAGTAACGAGTGAAAATTTAGATTACATTCATCTTATTTTATAAGAATCTTCTCCAACAATATTTGATTCACTGCCAAAAGTTTTTATTTGACGAAGAGATTAAGACTATTGTTATACTTTAAGCTGGTATTTACTTTGTTTACCATGCGGTTTAAATTACAAGGAAAGATAACGGATGGGATAGCCATATGGGCAACTCTCATAGATTATCAGGTGTTTACGGAGAAGTCTTATCAGAAAACAAAACGCTTTCCC
Proteins encoded:
- the LOC139978338 gene encoding pancreatic triacylglycerol lipase-like isoform X1; this encodes MRSNISLFLFLYSLTCSSVLTSEVCFDDVGCFTDDTFCSDNSFPPWSPADINTQFYLYTQTNPSGYQQLYRQDVSNIASSNFEGYRDTKFIIHGYTDTIFNNDFQNIKDLLLQKGDYNVIMVDWANGADSLYNKARQNIRVVGKEIALLTDVLNTQFGADYAKMHFMGHSLGAHTAGYAGAEQGKYGRITGLDAAGPGFRDVLDSCKLDPSDAIFVDCIHTDGDILLGGGFGIYEPIGHVDIYPNGGKDMPGCLVNPVCDHSRVLYYFAESLSTSSSCSFVAYPCDSWDNFRKGRCSRTCDSGQCTEMGFNADQSSARGLFYLETNSRSPYCM
- the LOC139978338 gene encoding pancreatic triacylglycerol lipase-like isoform X2, translating into MRSNISLFLFLYSLTCSSVLTSEVCFDDVGCFTDDTFCSDNSFPPWSPADINTQFYLYTQTNPSGYQQLYRQDVSNIASSNFEGYRDTKFIIHGYTDTIFNNDFQNIKDLLLQKGDYNVIMVDWANGADSLYNKARQNIRVVGKEIALLTDVLNTQFGADYAKMHFMGHSLGAHTAGYAGAEQGKYGRITGLDAAGPGFRDVLDSCKLDPSDAIFVDCIHTDGDILLGGGFGIYEPIGHVDIYPNGGKDMPGCLVNPVCDHSRVLYYFAESLSTSSSCSFVAYPCDSWDNFRKGRCSRTCDSGQCTEMGFNADQSSARGLFYLETNSRSPYCM